From the Sebastes fasciatus isolate fSebFas1 chromosome 9, fSebFas1.pri, whole genome shotgun sequence genome, the window ACTTTATAAAACGTCTGTTTGTGATTGAGCTGTTAAAGTGGTTCCATTGCTGGTTAATAGTATGATGTCAAATAGACACAAAGTGGTGTTTGTAAGTGTTTCTGCTGGACTCTGCTGTCACTAACGTAGCTCACTGTGATTGGTAGAGACTGAGTAGCAGGTGTCTTCCTTGTgttggctgtttgtgtgtgagacaaCTCGTGCTCATAGGTGTCGTGTCGTTTCTGCAACACTGCTTCTTCTTTATTGTCTTATTTGAAAACTGCACTGCTAAAGTCGCATTATTGTCGTCTTGGTAACAATATAACTTTGTTAAAGTATAGAAACATGATCATGTTCGACCTCTCTGGCTCTCTTGCAGGACACTGTCAGACTATTTCCCCCCTAGGAACAAAGGTGGGTCAAAGTGTCGCATCTCGCACCCTCACGTGATTTGCTGTCCCGGGAAATAGCAGTGTATTTAGCTAAATGTACACCGTGATGCTTGCCTTAACGCAGGTGCTTGTCATGGTGCATTTACTGTAACATAGCTAACAGTTGTTTTTACTGGGTACACCTATGAACAGGGCATTTATGGATATGATGTGATATGTTGTCATGgtatttgttatttgttttgtttattcatttagcacaatttaagactatacaacataacaaacaaaagaaatgaataatatacagtgcaggaagaggcaaaaaacccactgggctgatctgaagcctccacctagagacaagattaatataaagaaataatatgactacataatagtgataacaaacaattaggacaagatatatatataacaacaatacagtaaatatataaaaaaagacaagtgtgtgttgcgtggaagtgtatggttagtgtttgtgaggaggatattgtttaaatatctataaagagtTCTGGGTAAtcataaccaaacaacattgtgagtgggaaaaaataaaaaacataaaaacagatacatggacaacatggggaaaagcaattacaaaacagcaatttaaatgaccctttaagtgacttttgaaacatttgacagatgaacagttttttgatagatgtgaaaagctactccataatttgcttcccctaaatcttatcgaaaattgacctctactagtgaagaatttaggaggatgaagatctagagattgACGGGTTGAGTTAGAATGAacctgagaatttgttttaaaataggtcTTGAACTGTAACATAGCTAACATAATTGTTTTTACTGGGTACACCTATGAACAGGGCATTTATGGATATGATGTGATATGCTGTCATGGTATTTGTTATAATCATGTAATTGTCATTTGTAATGCTGTCTGGCCTAATGCATTAGCTGCTTTAAGACACTCATTTCAGTCTTTGTTGCTAATCGTGTACTAACCTGTAGACTCCAGCAGAGCTTTGGTGGCGGTGAGGCTTGGTTGAACTGCTTTGAACTTGTCAGCTAGGAAGTAATAGCATCCGTATCTTCTGGCCCCTTTCTCCCTACAGTTATGATAGAAAACGTTAGTTGTGTGAGAGAAAATACCATATCCCTTTGTGTAGAATTTGTGTACTCAGATAAATCTGAATACCCTGGGAAAGCACAGACTGTACTAGTTTAGATACATTACTTATCATCCTCGCCTCGCCAAAACTAGCTAATCACAAGTAACTGTGGGCTACAAGGGGGGGAAGGCTAAACcaagattataaagaatgatGTAGTGAGGGAGCTCTTGGTCTTTTGTACACTGACTTGTTTGCTGTATGAACCCAAATGCATTTGCTTAATAAATAGTATTTGCTTCTTAACTGAATGACCAGCGACTGTTTATTAGATAATTTCTCCAACAGTTGGTAAAATCATGTTGTTTTGTCCCATTTATTGAAAGAAATTGTTACACTTGCAACATCTTAATTTGATGACGATTGAACAACAACTTTGTCAATTGAATGCCACTTTGATTTGTAAAAGGAAAATACAAATAACATTTGGTGGAGGCAAATCTATTTGGGTGTGCCACCACTGTGAAATCTAGACATTGGCAAACAGTGAATGCAGCATGTGTAAGACAGGTTCTTGTCTTCCTCTTGGAGCAGATTCAaaacagatataaaataatGCCTGAGCATGTTTTAGTAGTGACAGCATAAAGCCTAAAGAAGTGATAGAACTGTTTCTGCTTCAATAATGTAACAAGAAGAACCTTAATTTGGATACAGAGTGCTCCAAGACATGTAGTGTCACATATCTATGATAAGTTAAACTCACAGAAATATATGCCTACATCAGGAATGGAAGCTTGGGATAAGGACATAGCAGAATTGGGACAAGACTTAGACTGGGATGCAATTTGGGTTAATGTTACCAGTGcttcaaaaaaacaaatcatcagTATATACTTTTGAAATTTTGTCATAAATCATATCTAACACCGAGAATAAGAATCAAATGGGCCTGGTACCCGACCCATATTGTGCATTTTGCTATCAAGGAACTGTTGGCTCTTTTCTACatgttgtatgggaatgtatgGGGGAAGGTTACTGGTACCCTTGCGGAACTAACGGGGGTACAACTACCAATGGACCCTGCTGCACATCTTCTAAATGATGATTCCCGCCTTTCCCTTATGGACAATACGTGCAAAGTCTGGCAGGCAGGCCTGACTGCAGCTAAGAAGATTGTGGTCCAGCGTTGGAAATCTCCTCATAATATTTCAAGTATTCACTGGCTTTGGGAGGTTTTTGGATATTTCTTACCTGGAACTATCATCAGCAAGAGTCAATAATGCACGACCAAACACAATTTTAATGTGGACAAACTTAATATATAACTTAAGAGATCTTCTGTCTAAATAAGGATGCTCTGTCTTTGTGGATATCACAATCCTGTTGGTTGGTGGAGGGGAGAGGGGTATAGGGATGGAGGTTGAGGGTTAACTGGttgatttgttcaaaatgtatgttTGGCAACctgttgttttgtctataatttGTTGGTGTTACAATAATGGGTGCAATAAAATATAGGtgataaaaacatgtcacaCGACTGATGGAGAAGCCAGAGCTATAGTGTCATGGGCCCTGGCTGACAACATGTCAACCAGGTCACACTTGGCACCAAATACTTTAGGAGATGTAAGACCATAATGCACAAATGTTTCTTCTGTGTTATAGTGAAGGACCTCATGTTCCAGCAGCGCTTCCGACCTCATTTCACACCGGAGTCTCCAATGAAACCCTCTCAGCTCCCTAACCAGCTTTCTCACTCACCTCCCAGGAGAATGGTTCCACTTCAAAGCCCTGAACTGTGCCACAGGGACAGACTGGGTGCCCCATGGCACCCTCCTTATCCTCCGGGACCCATCCATTCATCAGGGTTTGTTTCAAGCTGCCCAACTAACATTGGTTCACCAGTGAATAGGTTCCATCCCATGCCAAGAGGCAGACTGGGTCCTCCTCAGTACCAACACCATCAACCTCCAGGGTCTTTCAGCTGTACTACAGCTAGCATGCCACAGCCCCCGCCTCCCGGTGTCTTTCACCCTGCATCCCCTCAATTCATGAAGGATTTAAGCAACCACTCCCCGTCTTCCCACACCAGGAGAGATCCAGGCACTGAATCCAGGGTCACTTTGTCTTACTCAGGAAGTCAAAATGTAACGGCACGAAGACAAGATTCAAACAAGGTATTTTTTCATTACTAAAACCAAGATTTGTTTATGACCTGTCCTACAGTATAGCAGTCATTTGATGCTGAATCATTGTGGCTTAACTTTTACTCTATTAGGATCAGTCCAGCGATGTCAGGAGTTGCGCACACACTATCCAGCTCTGCAGGCCCCCTATGATCCCATCATTCTATACCAGAGCAGTTCAAGAGGTTTGCACACTGCCCCTCTCGGAGGATTGGAGTCCTGAGAACAGCCAGCGGCCCTCGTGGGGCTACCAGCCTTCTCTGAACACCCAGTCTTCTGACAGGAGTAGTGGTTCCAGTGTACACATCATGTACAACCCTGTAGCCCCCTGCCAGGTAAAATTTGTCATACGTTTTATGACACCTCAAATTTATGGTTTTGGTAATCGATTTTGTGCTGTTCATTACTCTGCAAGCCCAGTCTCAAACCAGGCTTGTGCGGCTGGCTGATAATGTTCACTTGGGGACTGCATGGTTTGCTGTTCTCAGCCTTTGTAATAGGATTTTTAAAACACAGATTCAGCTGATCTTAGATAAGTTCAAGAACATTTGCCAGGTATTTAGTAAATCAGTGTACTGATATTGATTGAACTGATTGTCTCTTGTAAACATGCCAGTATGAAAATTGAACAGCtagttattttaaattatttaacacATGACCCAGGTGTAGCTCAGTCTTTGATAGTATGGGATGCATAGTGATGCTGTAATTGCTGTTTTTTCACTAAAAGAATCCTGCTTCTTAAAGagttacttttttctttttttaggacCAACAACATAAAAGAACACCTTCAAGTGAAAACTCAATTCCAGGTAATATTGTCAAAGTAAATCTGCCCATTTTCCACTTTTCCACTTCTTACTCATAAAGCTGTGATCTTTAACCTTGTTGGCACTGCAGTGACAACATGCAGCAGGTGTTGAGTTTGTAAAGATGTTTCCATCTCGTATTTTGACTACACTGAAATTGTCTTTGCCCTGTATGAAATGTGAATTCACTTTACTTGAGTTTGAAGATAGATGGCACTGGGAATGTCAACTGGTTTGGCATTATCTTAAAAATTGGATTGACATTTCTCAGCAGCAGAGTATAATGATGATGTCCAGCAACTGTGACACTTTTAATGTTTAACTACAGTCCACCATAATGGATTAAAAAACATTAgaattttattaaaaattacATAAACTTCCCATCTCTCCTTAtcatttatacagtacatatattttCTTTACTACAGTGTTCACAGGAATACTACTATGTTTTAGTACTTGCTAAATACCTGGAAACATAAATGTGAGCTTTGCATGCCATATATTGCTCTTGGTAACTGATTGCAGTATATTGTTAATTATCTGaaatttttagggctgtcaattgattaaaatatttcattgtgGTTaaccgcatgattgtccatagttaatcacgattaatcgcaaatcgatcacacattttttatcctttcaaaatgtaccgtaaagcaAGATTTATCATGTATTTAGTGCTCTTTATggacatgggagtggacaaatatgattgctttaggcaaatatatgtatatatttattactggaaattaattatcaacacaaaacaatgacaaatattgtccagaaaccctcacaggtactgcatttagcataaaaaatatgctcaaatcataacatggcaaactgcaacccaacaggcaacaacagctgtcagtgtgctgacttgactatgacttgcccaaaactgcatgtgattatcataaagtgggcatgtctgtaaaggggagactcgtgggtacccatagaacccattttcattcacatatcttgaggtcagaggtcaagggacccctttggaagtggccatgccagtttttcctcgccaaaattttgacGTTGTACTGGGACACTGTGAAAACAACTCCTTATCTgtgtaaaacaactccttatctgtgtaaaacaactccttttcccACACTCTCCGTTGTAGATTTCTAAataatcacattgtaataatctcctgcagtgcactcttctgcagactctgtgtgactctgtataaccagtgcctcttcttgcaagaataaaatacaacaaagttTGAGATCTTTATTTCAagttcattaggactcatcttgGGAAATTgacagaatttccattacagtgcccatgctgtcctaatgttatggctgatcggtgtatatcttttatgtctttttctgtctccagtAGTGGACTTGAATTGCTCATCTCAGAAGAGGCACAGGGAGTTTGAGGACTGTGACGACAGTCCCAAGAAACTGTGTCTTCCGGGTATAAACTCAGGCAAAGCACAGACACCAAAACCCGCTGTTGGCAACTCACCCAGCATTTCACTGCTGTCTCAGCCGTCGGTGAGTCATTCCTCAGTCTTGGAACCGTCACCCAAAACTACAGATAGCCATCTGGGCACAGAACCAGCATGCGGCCAATCAACACACTTGGAACTGTCATCCACATTTAAACCCACTCAGTCATCCTGCGCATCACTGTCACCCAAACCTTGTATAAAGAAACGACCATCAATGGGAGCAAAGCAAGCCTATATACATTCCACCCAGAATCACCCTTTGAAGTTATTAGTGTTAACATCGCCTTCACAAAATCCAGGTGAAGAAAGTTTGAAGAAAAGAAGCGAGGAAAGTGATAAAAGGGATAAATCAAGCACTTTGTTATCCTCTGAGGTTCCCCTGAAGGACACTGGTAGCTCACCTCATGTTCAGTTAGGCAGCCACCACTCTGGTCATACTCACCGGAGTACCTCAGTCTTACCAGTCAAGACGCTGAGCAGATGTGATCATGTGGAGGAGAGCAGAAAGTCGGACAGTAGTACTGCCAAACCAGCCTCTAAAACAAGTTCTGGTTCTCCGAGTTGTCGCACAGGAGATCGGAACAAAACTCACCGCCCACGAAAACCTGTTGCCGTCCCGAATGATATAGATGAACTTTTCACCCCTGATCCCTTGACCTATGTAGTCAGCCATAAACCGGTGAAGCCCAAGATGAATGGGATCAAATCCCCCACCTCAGAGAAAATGTGTTCATCCAGCACTGGTACCAGCTCCAGTACTCCAGTTACTGGATCCTCATGTTGCAAAACTGGTTCTCCTGATGCAGTGGACACCAAAGTCTCTTCCTTGTCATCAGCACATCACCCACAAATGTCCTTGCCAACTATAACTTTACAGCGGGTAAAACTTGAAAACTTAAAATCCACTTTCTCAAAAGACAGTGAACTCAAAAACAGCCCTGTCCCTTCTTCAGGCAGGCAGCTTAAGGATGAGAGTGTTGTTAAATCTGATGAGAAACACACATCTGTCCTCCCCAACAATGTGAGACCCTGCGCTTTAGAGACTGGAACCACATCTTCTACATCTCATTGTCCTCAGTCTCCACTGCTGGAGAGGAAAGCAAGTGAGGGGCATAGAAAGCCAGTGACTGAAGAGGATCCTATAGATGTGGAGCTGGACCTGGGCCTGAGCTTTGCGTTAGATTTGGATCTAACCCAGAGCTCCCAAAGCAGTGAGGAGGAGCACCTGCTTTCCTTGCAGGAGATGATGGAGCGTGTTACAATGCCAGATACACCGGAGAAGGGAGCCTTCTCGGAGCCCAGTACACCTGGACATCACAGCTGCCAGCCAAAATCTGTAAGCTCCACATGGCTTGTCTTTATTGTACATAAAGTTATGATTGTATGATCATCAACATGCCGAGCTAAAGGACCAGTAAAACCAGTAAGTTGTTGTTTCCCACAACAGCCATTGCCATCCACCACAAAGCCGGGCAGCTACAAAAACAACCTCGACCAGATGCTGGAGGAAATAAACACCAATAAAAGGTATATTAGGCAGGAGATGTCTCTCCCAATACCTTttaatttgagctacagtaacAGCACATGAGAGGAGTTAACTTTCTCcacgttctctttatccatcagAGTTAAAGAGATTGAGACACAGCTTCTAACTGCAtgtaaagaggacctattgagAATAGCTGAATATGAGGAGGCTGAGGAGAACCGGGAGGAGGGCGTCTCCACCGAACAACAGTAAAGCATGCAGAAGCACACGGACACATCATACCTCGTCACTGGGACACAGTCCTTGCACAGTAGTTAACTCTAATCTGCATTTTTGTCTAATTTGTTTTTTCTAGGCAATTCCTGCAACGCTACTCTTTGATGTCCAGTGCAATCAGGGAAGTGCCTCCAGGAGAAGCAGTGTTCAACCTGGAGAAATTTGGCCGAATCTTTGACCAGGACACGCTGCAGCTCAGACGATGCATGGTCAACCCACAGGGGACAGCACAGAAAACGCTTCT encodes:
- the slf2 gene encoding SMC5-SMC6 complex localization factor protein 2 isoform X6, which translates into the protein MFQQRFRPHFTPESPMKPSQLPNQLSHSPPRRMVPLQSPELCHRDRLGAPWHPPYPPGPIHSSGFVSSCPTNIGSPVNRFHPMPRGRLGPPQYQHHQPPGSFSCTTASMPQPPPPGVFHPASPQFMKDLSNHSPSSHTRRDPGTESRVTLSYSGSQNVTARRQDSNKDQSSDVRSCAHTIQLCRPPMIPSFYTRAVQEVCTLPLSEDWSPENSQRPSWGYQPSLNTQSSDRSSGSSVHIMYNPVAPCQDQQHKRTPSSENSIPVVDLNCSSQKRHREFEDCDDSPKKLCLPGINSGKAQTPKPAVGNSPSISLLSQPSVSHSSVLEPSPKTTDSHLGTEPACGQSTHLELSSTFKPTQSSCASLSPKPCIKKRPSMGAKQAYIHSTQNHPLKLLVLTSPSQNPGEESLKKRSEESDKRDKSSTLLSSEVPLKDTGSSPHVQLGSHHSGHTHRSTSVLPVKTLSRCDHVEESRKSDSSTAKPASKTSSGSPSCRTGDRNKTHRPRKPVAVPNDIDELFTPDPLTYVVSHKPVKPKMNGIKSPTSEKMCSSSTGTSSSTPVTGSSCCKTGSPDAVDTKVSSLSSAHHPQMSLPTITLQRVKLENLKSTFSKDSELKNSPVPSSGRQLKDESVVKSDEKHTSVLPNNVRPCALETGTTSSTSHCPQSPLLERKASEGHRKPVTEEDPIDVELDLGLSFALDLDLTQSSQSSEEEHLLSLQEMMERVTMPDTPEKGAFSEPSTPGHHSCQPKSPLPSTTKPGSYKNNLDQMLEEINTNKRVKEIETQLLTACKEDLLRIAEYEEAEENREEGVSTEQQQFLQRYSLMSSAIREVPPGEAVFNLEKFGRIFDQDTLQLRRCMVNPQGTAQKTLLWSSPAQLRLHLNIGLFQEAYDCLSPCPPQVTRFLFKMMSVHSERMVSEKLLQALCDIACTTAYQIVKNGSQEFKVWVPSLADVALVLMNMGVAFVNLFPFENLQPPFTEGDLLEDIYIKSESPSSNKEQSSFPEHNCNNILKYLSYCMGLCPRAYSDDELLLLLTVVGRVGLDTRLILQSGVELYPLQYTLINNIRDWDTMLPRICRALTDLTDDHHNMCLLVQLLPDNTRGKQLRRHLSLSMISKLLDGNCTYRPKGNEFQLSELRPYLPRMQPSTILRCMLTSSSRKDKEENDFDQQSYYLCYSLLTLANEASNFQFFPAHQKTQLLFLSYDLETHVKCDIRESEKCLYRSKVKDLVARIYTKWQMLLQRTRPLHGKLYDYWQPSAMDTLTSSQEEQEMDNSEDGEGPVTEEDEESETDDVLMMAEDEEKEEGDNTMEDTNKTGDDSKPEQMEGDSAMDDPQETEESPETVDGELNQKMAPQIHEQIEAENIEHTEVETENLVETRETSHHS